CTGTCAATCTCTCTGCCCTGCAATTTGCCAGCACCAATCTGGTCGACACCGTAGCGTTTGCGTTGGCGCAGAGCGGCCTTCCGCAAACCCGGCTCGAGCTCGAGATCACCGAGAGCGTATTCCTCGCCGACACCGAGGAGAACCTCAAGACGCTCCAGCGCCTCAAGGCGCTCGGCGTCTCAATTGCCCTCGACGATTTCGGTGTCGGATACTCGTCTTTGTCCTATTTGACGGCCTTTCCTTTCGACAAGGTCAAGATCGACAAATCGTTCATCGACAGGATCGATCGCTGCGAGACCGTCGCCGTGCTGAAGTCCATCGTGCAGCTCGCGAAGACCTTGAAGCTCTCGATCGTCGCCGAGGGGATCGAGGCCTCCGAGCAGGTTAAGCGGCTCCAGTCACTCGGCATCCCGCTCGGCCAGGGATTTCACTTCAGCAAGCCCGTGCCGCTCGCTGGCCTGTCGTGGCAAGCCCCCCCGGCGCGACGGAAACGGCGGGCGGCGTGAGCTGAATACCCTCCGGCGTTGTCATCATCGTCGCTGCCTAAGAGTAGGAAAGCCGAGCAGGTGAAGCCAACTTGGAAGCACGCAAGACGTGATGGTCCCCTGGCACGTTCAGCTTCCGCTGAGCGCCGAAGGGCCGCACCGTGCGGAGCGGATTCCGCCCCCAATCGCCCCGCCCTGTCTGGCACTCTGCTTGCTCAATCGTGACCAAAGCCGGGCTCAGTGGAGAGGCCCGTTTCAGATTGAGGCAAAGCGATGCAGGAAGTGTCCCGTTCTGGTGCTGTTGGCGAACTCAAACTCGATGCGTTGATCGCGGATCTGTGGTGGCGCGTCCGGCTCATCAACACCGACATTCTCGAGGAAGAAGCCCGAGCCGGGGTGTTCGACGCGAGTCAGCCGACATACCCGCTGCTCGCGCTGAACCTTCGCGCGCGACGCGACAATCTGGTGTCGACGATCGGCGTGCTCGAGCAGCGCGCGAGATCGATGTCGGAAGCGGCTTGAGAGCAGTCCTTGGTCGCGCCGGCATCGTCAGCCACGTCGCCGGTGATGCCGGATTGATCTGTCGCGGGACCAGAGTTGTCGGCTGGTTGTAGGAGATCCAACTTCAACTTTCATGCGAATGCGATATCCTCGTCATGGAGGGCGGAATGGACCGTCCTCTTGTTGGGAAGGACATCGTCATGACGTTTCCGTTACGCCTGATTGCGCGTCCCGCTCTCGCCGTCTCATCGATCACGCTGCTCGTGTGCTCCCTCGGTGGCACGGCAATGTCGCAACCGACGCCGGCAGGTGCCAACATCGAGCTTCCTGGCGTCACGGTCGAAGCGCCGAAGCACATCGCGAGGCCTCACAGGCCACTGCGTTCTGCGGTCGGCCGCAGTACCAAGTCTGCCGCAATCTCACCGACGCAGGCAACGGTCGCACCGCACTCCGAGGCCGCGAAGCTTGCCAAGCTCGCCGCCACCACGAACAATTGCGTCGGCGGCTGCCAGTCGAGCTTCAAGTCGGGCGACAAGCCATGGGTCGGCTGTAACGTATCGGGCGGCGTATACTCGGCAACATGCCGCAACGTCGGCAATTACAAGAGCTATGACGAGTGCAAGGAGGCGGGTCGGCTCACCGGCTGGCGGTCGGGCGAGACATCGGCGTATTGCAGCAGCGTGGCGATCGTGGCGGGCTGGCGTTGAAGTGGACGCGCGGAGCGCGGCTGAAAGCTAACGGATCGCGACGGAGCCGAACCAGGCTGGCTCGGCTCATCTTCGCCAGCTCCGCGACTCCGGCGCCCGTCTGCACGTAGCGCCTAAGCCCATTCGCAATTGTGAGACTCGCGCGTGAGCCGCAGACGCGCCTCCATGCTATGGCTGCTCTCGTAAGTCTTGCGCGAGGACATCCATGCTTCCCCTTCCTGCCGACATCTTCACCGAGCCCGAGCACGTCTCGCCCGACGGCCTTGCCAATCTCGGCCCGCTTCGCCCGCTGGCTGGCAGCTGGCAGGCGAACAAGGGTATCGACGTCAATCCGAAGGCGGCGGGACCGGAGCGGCGCACCTTCATCGAGCGTATCCGCATGGACCCGATCGATCCGCAGGCCAACGGGCCGCAGCTGTTCTACGGGCTGCGCTATCACATCCACATCAACACGCCCGAGGAGGACATCACCTTCCACGACCAGGTCGGCTATTGGCTGTGGGAGCCGGCGACCGGGCTGATCATGCAGACGCTGGCGATCCCGCGCGGGCAGGTGCTGCTCGCCTCGGGCAAGGCCGGACCGGACGACAGGAAGATCTCCGTCAGCGCGAAGCGCGGCGACACCGCTTACGGGATCTGCTCGACCGATTTCCTGGAGCAGGCCTTCCGCACCGATTCCTATCGCTGCGACATCAGCTTCAACGAGGACGGCAGCTGGACCTATCTGATCCAGACCGAGTTGTTCGTGCGCGGCGCGCCGTTCAATCACCGCGACACCAACACGCTCGAGCTGGTCGCGCCGCCAAAGCTCAATCCGCTGGCGGTGATCCTGAACGATCGCGCCAAGGCGGGTGGGTCGGCGGCTTGAGATTCGGAGAAGCACATGAAGCCTTACGTCGTTTGTCTCATGCATTCGAGCCTGGACGGCCGCACCCATCCGAGCCGCTGGCGGCCGAAGGGTGCGGGCACGGACTGGTTCGAGAAGATCCATGACGAACTCGGCGGCGATGCCTGGGTGATCGGCCGCGTCACTGGCTCGGAATTTGCCAAGGGCAAGCCGTACCCGACCGAAGCGCGCGAAAAATTCCGCGCGAAAACTGGTTGGTCCGACGCGATGCGAAAACCTATGGCGTCGTTCTCGATGCGCAGGGCAAGATCGGCTGGGGCCGCTCCGACATCGGCGGCGATCCGATCGT
This genomic stretch from Bradyrhizobium daqingense harbors:
- a CDS encoding FABP family protein; amino-acid sequence: MLPLPADIFTEPEHVSPDGLANLGPLRPLAGSWQANKGIDVNPKAAGPERRTFIERIRMDPIDPQANGPQLFYGLRYHIHINTPEEDITFHDQVGYWLWEPATGLIMQTLAIPRGQVLLASGKAGPDDRKISVSAKRGDTAYGICSTDFLEQAFRTDSYRCDISFNEDGSWTYLIQTELFVRGAPFNHRDTNTLELVAPPKLNPLAVILNDRAKAGGSAA